The proteins below come from a single Nitrospinota bacterium genomic window:
- the rpmE gene encoding 50S ribosomal protein L31 gives MKAKIHPEYVDATITCACGEVIQTRSTKKELKVEICSKCHPFFTGKQKLIDTAGRVERFKSKYKKIKK, from the coding sequence TTGAAAGCTAAGATTCATCCAGAATATGTTGATGCAACAATAACCTGTGCCTGCGGGGAGGTTATTCAAACGAGATCAACCAAAAAAGAGTTAAAGGTTGAGATATGTTCAAAATGCCATCCCTTTTTTACAGGAAAGCAGAAGTTAATTGATACTGCTGGAAGGGTTGAGAGATTTAAAAGTAAGTATAAAAAAATAAAAAAATGA
- the rho gene encoding transcription termination factor Rho, producing the protein MNIDELKRKTISELLKIAKDFNIAGASSLRKQELIFRILEGRAKKNGLIFGEGVLETLSEGYGFLRAPSYNYLPGPDDIYISPSQIRKFDLHTGDSISGQIRPPKNSEKYFALLKVEAVNFDNPDNAKDKIFFDDLTPLYPQERIHLEMSNGDYSTRIMDLLTPIGKGQRGLIVAPPRTGKTMLLQSIARSITTNHPDIILIVLLIDERPEEVTDMERSVKGEVVSSTFDESYERHVQVAEMVIEKAKRLVEHKKDVVILLDSITRLARAYNAIVPPSGKVLSGGVDSNALQRPKRFFGAARNIEEGGSLTIIATALIETGSRMDDVIFEEFKGTGNMELHLDRKLVDKRIFPALDIHRSGTRKEELLLVSEELNRVWVLRKVLSQLNVVECMELISERIKKTKTNKEFLDSMNS; encoded by the coding sequence ATGAATATTGATGAGCTTAAAAGAAAAACGATATCTGAATTGTTGAAAATTGCGAAAGATTTTAATATAGCCGGTGCAAGCAGTTTACGAAAACAAGAACTCATCTTCAGGATATTAGAAGGACGTGCAAAGAAGAATGGATTGATCTTCGGGGAAGGGGTGTTAGAGACATTATCAGAAGGTTATGGATTTCTAAGAGCCCCGAGCTACAATTATCTTCCTGGACCAGACGATATTTATATATCTCCCTCTCAAATCAGAAAGTTTGATCTTCACACAGGTGATTCCATTTCGGGCCAGATTAGACCACCGAAAAATAGTGAGAAATATTTTGCCTTGTTAAAGGTTGAAGCTGTAAACTTTGATAATCCAGATAATGCTAAAGATAAGATATTTTTTGATGATTTGACACCACTCTATCCTCAAGAGAGGATTCATTTAGAAATGAGCAATGGCGATTATTCCACACGGATTATGGATCTGTTGACTCCGATAGGCAAAGGCCAGAGGGGATTGATTGTTGCTCCGCCTCGAACTGGAAAAACAATGTTACTTCAGTCAATTGCTAGAAGCATTACGACCAATCATCCAGATATAATCTTGATCGTTTTGTTGATAGACGAAAGGCCTGAAGAAGTAACTGATATGGAGCGTTCTGTGAAAGGAGAGGTGGTAAGTTCTACATTTGATGAGTCCTATGAAAGACATGTACAGGTAGCTGAGATGGTTATCGAAAAGGCCAAAAGGCTTGTAGAACACAAAAAGGATGTTGTGATACTACTTGATAGTATAACGCGGCTAGCCAGAGCATATAATGCTATTGTTCCCCCTAGCGGAAAGGTCCTCTCAGGAGGTGTAGATTCAAATGCTTTACAAAGGCCTAAAAGATTTTTTGGTGCAGCAAGAAATATAGAAGAAGGGGGTAGTTTGACGATCATCGCTACAGCCCTCATAGAGACTGGTAGCAGGATGGATGATGTTATCTTTGAGGAGTTTAAAGGAACAGGGAATATGGAATTGCATCTAGACAGAAAGTTGGTTGATAAAAGAATTTTTCCTGCTTTAGATATCCATCGTTCAGGAACAAGAAAGGAAGAGCTTCTTCTGGTATCAGAAGAACTCAATAGAGTATGGGTTCTTAGAAAGGTTTTAAGTCAATTGAATGTTGTTGAATGCATGGAATTGATCTCTGAGAGAATCAAAAAAACAAAAACAAATAAAGAATTTTTAGATTCTATGAATAGCTAG
- a CDS encoding ATP-binding protein, which yields MTDSQSDTSDNELQRRLKTLMLLRVIFLTLFLGVVVIFQKKGGEIPALIHISFLIGLTYFLTILYAILLRNIKNLILFSYVQIIGDIIIEAGVNYVTGGVQSTLSFLYIFSIITASIIISRKGGYIIASFSSVIYGTMANLELYNFISPASFYGKILSSLDPGYVFYLVFFNILAFFLVAFLSGNLSERLKITGKELRREKDHLIKLQSFNENIVNSIESGLFTTDINRKINFFNKTAEKLTSYEKNEVIGKFFYEVFVLPDLSDSTRNISLDSTDPKRYEGIFKRKDKKEIFLGMSFSSFRDEKNTIQGIIGIFQDITLLKEMEEKIRKKDRLAAVGEIAAGIAHEIRNPLTSISGSVQLLKDTFGLKKADRQLMDIVIREAERLNTIISNFLNYARPVPLVVGSYNINEIINETIGLFKNNKEYRSDIEISTDFKQKKINAMVDPKQIKQVFWNLYLNSAQAMPEGGVLRIETHYCDDNERSKIPSRKLVDRENINKFIEINIKDSGTGISQQDIGKIFEPFYTTKEGGNGLGLAIVCRIIENHKGIIEVKSKPGEGTAFQIFLPSQ from the coding sequence ATGACTGATAGCCAATCAGATACTTCCGATAATGAACTTCAAAGAAGGTTAAAAACCTTAATGTTATTGAGGGTTATATTTCTTACCCTTTTTCTTGGAGTAGTAGTTATTTTCCAGAAAAAAGGGGGTGAAATTCCAGCCCTTATTCATATAAGCTTTCTTATAGGTCTTACCTATTTTTTGACCATTTTATATGCCATTCTATTAAGGAATATAAAGAATCTGATCTTATTCTCTTATGTCCAGATCATCGGAGATATAATCATAGAAGCAGGAGTGAATTATGTCACAGGGGGTGTTCAAAGTACCCTTTCATTTTTATATATATTTTCAATCATAACCGCAAGCATAATCATTTCAAGAAAAGGGGGATATATTATTGCCTCTTTTTCCAGTGTAATATATGGCACTATGGCAAATCTGGAGTTATATAATTTTATATCCCCTGCCTCTTTTTATGGGAAGATTTTGAGTTCCTTAGACCCAGGATATGTATTTTACTTAGTATTTTTTAATATCTTAGCATTTTTCCTGGTTGCATTCTTAAGTGGAAATCTTTCAGAAAGGCTGAAGATCACAGGAAAGGAACTGAGGCGGGAAAAGGATCATCTTATCAAGCTCCAGAGCTTTAATGAAAATATTGTAAATAGTATAGAAAGCGGCTTATTTACCACTGATATTAATAGAAAGATAAACTTTTTTAATAAAACTGCAGAGAAATTGACCAGTTATGAAAAAAACGAGGTCATTGGAAAATTCTTTTATGAGGTTTTTGTTTTACCAGATCTATCCGATAGTACGAGAAACATCTCTTTAGATAGCACTGATCCAAAAAGATATGAAGGAATTTTTAAGAGAAAAGATAAAAAAGAGATCTTTTTAGGAATGAGTTTTTCTTCTTTTAGGGATGAAAAAAATACGATTCAGGGAATCATCGGTATTTTTCAAGACATTACACTATTAAAGGAGATGGAAGAAAAGATAAGAAAAAAAGATAGATTAGCTGCGGTCGGAGAAATAGCTGCAGGGATTGCTCATGAGATCAGGAATCCTTTAACTTCTATCAGTGGGTCGGTCCAACTCTTAAAAGATACCTTTGGATTGAAAAAGGCTGATAGACAATTAATGGACATTGTGATTCGAGAGGCAGAGAGATTGAATACGATCATTTCTAATTTTTTAAATTATGCTCGTCCAGTACCTTTAGTTGTTGGCAGCTATAATATAAATGAGATTATTAATGAGACCATTGGGCTGTTCAAAAACAACAAAGAGTATCGGTCAGATATCGAAATATCTACAGATTTTAAACAAAAAAAGATTAATGCAATGGTAGATCCAAAACAGATAAAGCAGGTTTTTTGGAATTTGTATTTAAATAGTGCACAGGCAATGCCAGAGGGTGGTGTTCTCAGGATTGAGACTCATTATTGTGATGATAATGAAAGAAGTAAGATTCCTTCTAGAAAATTAGTAGACAGAGAAAATATAAATAAGTTTATAGAGATCAATATTAAGGACAGTGGAACTGGGATTTCTCAACAAGACATTGGAAAGATATTTGAACCTTTTTATACGACTAAAGAGGGAGGTAATGGATTAGGATTAGCAATAGTCTGTAGGATCATTGAGAATCATAAAGGAATCATAGAGGTAAAGAGTAAACCAGGGGAAGGGACTGCTTTTCAAATTTTCCTTCCTTCGCAGTAA
- a CDS encoding type II secretion system F family protein — MPSFKYVGKTRSGTVQEGEVEAKDRLAAAAILRRRNITVQSIKKKSKGIEIKIPTLGKKIKDKDIVIFTRQFATMIDAGLPLVQCLDILGTQTDNKAFGKIINQIKENVESGATFNESLRKHPNVFSELYTNMVEAGETGGVLDTILNRLSAYMEKSISLKKKIKSALVYPASIICIAILVVIFLMIFVIPIFAQMFAGFGQTLPIYTRIVIGLSNFMTSYILFILAFTIGAMVFFRHLYKRNLKVRRSVDSTLLKLPIFGTLIQKVAVAKFTRTLGTLVSSGVPIIEGLEITAKTSGNKVVEGAVISAISSIKEGQTIAEPLSRKKVFPPMVVQMINVGENTGALDTMLSKIADFYEEEVDASVAGLTSLLEPLIMAFLGVIIGFVVVAMYLPIFKLATFIK; from the coding sequence ATGCCTTCTTTTAAATATGTTGGAAAAACAAGGTCAGGAACCGTTCAAGAGGGAGAGGTTGAAGCCAAAGACAGGCTTGCTGCAGCCGCTATTTTGCGTCGTAGAAATATAACTGTTCAATCTATCAAGAAAAAATCAAAGGGTATCGAGATAAAGATACCGACGCTGGGTAAGAAAATCAAGGATAAGGATATCGTTATCTTTACAAGACAGTTTGCTACGATGATAGATGCTGGCCTTCCTTTAGTTCAATGTTTAGATATATTAGGAACTCAGACGGATAACAAAGCCTTTGGTAAGATCATCAATCAGATAAAAGAGAATGTGGAATCCGGGGCCACATTCAATGAATCCTTGAGAAAACATCCAAATGTATTCAGCGAACTTTATACTAATATGGTTGAAGCAGGTGAGACAGGGGGTGTCTTAGATACCATATTAAATAGGCTGTCTGCATATATGGAAAAGTCCATTTCTCTTAAGAAAAAGATTAAGTCTGCGCTTGTTTACCCTGCCAGTATTATTTGTATTGCAATCTTAGTCGTCATATTTTTAATGATATTCGTTATCCCAATTTTTGCTCAGATGTTTGCTGGGTTTGGTCAAACACTTCCTATATACACGAGAATAGTTATTGGTCTCAGTAACTTTATGACGAGCTATATACTCTTTATTCTGGCTTTTACAATCGGAGCGATGGTTTTCTTTCGTCACTTATATAAGAGAAATTTAAAGGTAAGGCGCTCTGTTGACTCGACACTTTTAAAGCTTCCCATATTCGGCACTTTGATTCAAAAAGTGGCAGTAGCAAAATTTACGAGGACTTTGGGGACCTTGGTAAGTAGCGGCGTACCCATTATAGAGGGCTTAGAAATAACGGCTAAAACCTCTGGCAATAAGGTAGTAGAAGGGGCTGTAATTTCTGCTATATCGAGCATAAAAGAAGGACAGACCATTGCAGAGCCATTAAGTAGGAAAAAGGTATTTCCTCCGATGGTCGTTCAGATGATAAACGTGGGAGAAAACACAGGGGCATTAGATACCATGCTTTCAAAGATCGCAGATTTTTATGAGGAAGAAGTAGATGCATCGGTGGCTGGCCTTACTTCCCTTTTAGAGCCTTTGATTATGGCATTTCTTGGGGTTATTATTGGATTTGTTGTTGTCGCTATGTATCTTCCTATTTTTAAATTAGCCACTTTTATAAAGTAA
- a CDS encoding type IV pilus twitching motility protein PilT — protein MVNLHQILKTMMEKGASDLHITIKSPPQLRIDGALVPLDMPPLTPADTKEICYSVLTDAQKLKFEQEKEIDFSFGVKGLSRFRANVFMQRGAVAAAFRTIPYQVLSFEELGLPPIVANLTKKPRGLILVTGPTGSGKSTTLAAMIDKINSERHEHIVTIEDPIEFVHQHKNCIVNQRELNADTLHYHKALRSALREDPDVVLIGELRDLETIGSALTISETGHLTFSTLHTNSCAQTINRIIDVFPPYQQPEIRAQLSFVLEGVLSQTLIPRIGGGRVLALEVMIPTPAIRNLIREDKVHQIYSAMQTGQAKFGMQTLNQSLFELYQRKLITYEDAMGRSSIPDELRAMIEKGQSGQSFSQKR, from the coding sequence ATGGTAAATTTACATCAGATATTAAAGACAATGATGGAAAAGGGAGCTTCTGACCTACATATTACGATAAAGTCTCCTCCGCAGTTAAGAATTGATGGGGCTTTAGTCCCTTTAGATATGCCGCCTTTAACACCAGCAGATACAAAAGAAATCTGTTATAGTGTATTAACTGATGCTCAAAAGTTGAAGTTTGAACAGGAAAAGGAGATAGATTTCTCTTTTGGCGTAAAAGGTTTGAGTCGTTTTAGGGCAAATGTGTTTATGCAGAGAGGGGCTGTTGCGGCAGCCTTCAGGACTATTCCTTATCAGGTTCTCTCTTTTGAAGAGTTGGGTCTGCCTCCCATTGTTGCGAATTTGACAAAGAAACCGCGGGGATTGATACTTGTAACCGGACCCACGGGAAGCGGAAAGTCTACTACATTAGCTGCAATGATAGATAAGATCAATTCAGAAAGACATGAACACATTGTAACTATTGAAGACCCCATTGAGTTTGTCCATCAGCATAAAAATTGTATTGTGAATCAAAGAGAGCTTAACGCCGATACTCTTCATTATCATAAGGCTTTAAGGTCTGCCCTGAGGGAAGATCCAGATGTAGTACTTATCGGAGAGTTGAGGGATTTAGAGACTATAGGCTCCGCATTGACTATTTCTGAAACAGGACATCTCACCTTTAGCACCTTACATACCAATTCATGTGCTCAGACAATCAATAGAATTATCGATGTGTTTCCTCCGTATCAACAGCCAGAGATCAGGGCTCAGCTCTCTTTTGTTCTTGAAGGGGTTTTAAGTCAAACCTTAATTCCAAGAATTGGAGGGGGGCGTGTTCTTGCCCTGGAGGTAATGATCCCTACCCCTGCGATAAGAAATCTCATAAGAGAAGACAAGGTCCATCAGATCTATTCAGCGATGCAGACCGGTCAAGCGAAGTTCGGTATGCAAACCTTAAATCAATCCTTGTTCGAGCTTTATCAAAGGAAGTTAATAACGTATGAAGATGCGATGGGTAGGTCTTCTATTCCTGATGAATTAAGGGCGATGATAGAAAAAGGTCAAAGCGGTCAATCTTTTTCACAAAAAAGATAA